The DNA sequence CATACCCTCGGAAACCAGTTCGTTCAGTGTTTCTGAAAGAACCGCTTTCTCTTTTTTGGTCAAGTTTAGTTCGCCAACTATCTCATTGTAGGACAGTGGCTTATTACGGTTGCGCTTGAACAGTTCGCTCAGGCGCTCGCCTATTTTATAATTTTTCAATATATTCCTCAGTATTGTTTTCCCACTTTGCGACCCAAAATCTCAATCAGTTGTTCTTTCTCAGCCTGAGATTTGGAGTAGCGAAGAGATTGGCCTCTGAAAACATCCAAACGCCTGGGGAGCTTGAAAGTGCTTAACATAACCCCGCGTTTATCACTGTAAAAACAGCCAAAATCAGTGTAGCGTCTGGATACCTTCAAAAACAGGTAATGAATAACAATCTCATATTCATAAAGATTGTAAACGGTTGGGATAAAATAGGGGAGAAGGTTGCCCAAAACCAGAATCATCCCCAAAAAATAAAACCACGGAAGCTGCCACTGTACAACAGCCAGATTCCACAAAAACCAAGCTAACAAAGCAAGAAAGGCGATGAGCAGAACGGAGGTTTTGGGACGTTCCACAAAAGGCCAGGAACGCCAACTGAGCAATGGTTCAGGCGACATTTTGCACAATCTCCCTGCATTTTTCCACCTCTTCCTTCAAAACCAAAATATGGGCAAAGGTCTTGGCGGTTGAGAATTTGGAGCCCAAAGTATTGGCTTCCCGCTGCATTTCCTGCAAAACGAAGTTCAGGCTCTTGCCATTATCGTCCTTCTTTTGCAAAACCTCAAGCAGGGTGGAAATATGGCTCCTCAAGCGGGAAAGCTCTTCATGAATATCGTATCTATCTATATATACAGCAAGCTCTTGAAACAGACGTTGCTCCAGGTTTTCATGGGTTACAGTGTTTAAAAGCTCGGCTGTTCGAGCCTTCATTTCCTTGAAAAGCTCTTCTTTATATGGCTGGATCTCATTTTCAACCATGTCCAAGGCCTGAAGCATTTTATCACAAGATAAAGCTATAACTTCACGTATACCAGATGCTTCGCTATGAAGAGATTCAAGTAGTTTCGAGATAGCCTCATCCATCGTCTTGTTTAACAATTCTTTAAGCAACTCATCTTCATCAAGATCATTGGTGCTTTCAATTATCCCAGGTTCGTCCAAATAAAACTCCAGTGGGACATTGCCATCGATTTCAAGCATCTTTCCGGCTTCCTGAACGATGGCTTTAAATTTACGCAGTTTGGGAAGATTGAGCTTCAGACGTGGTTCACGATGGTCATTGAAGCTGACACGCACTTCAACAGTACCACGTCCCAAAGCTTCCGAAAGTCTTTTCCGCAGGGGATATTCAAAAAAGTTTAACTCTCGAGGCAAATAGAGTCGCAGATCCAAATATCTTCCATTGATTGATCTCAGCTCAATCTCGATGTCAATTTCTTCCGCATGTGTTTTAGCCAGTCCGTGGCCGGTCATGCTTTTCATAATATACTCCTTGAAAATGGATGGGGGAGATAGCTTTGCAGGGCAAGAAGTTAACTCCCCAATATCTAAGTTTACATAACGTATCTTATCAACATGTTAGTATCGGGTCATTTGCAAATCAATGTTCCCGCCGTGGCGCTTTTCACCCTGGCTTTTTTCAGGGTTCCGATGTCGGATTCATCTCCGTCCATCACCGCGATTTTATAGTCTCTGGTTTTTCCGGAAATCTGTCGAGAAGATTTTTTGCTCAGGCTCTCCACATAGATTTCAACTTCGGAACCGATTTGAGCGGAAAACTTCTCCAGAGTAATCTTTCTTTGCAATTCAATCATTTCCTGAAGCCTTGCCAGCCGCTCAGCCTCCGGAACTTTATTTTCAAAAGAACAGGCGGCTGTTCCTTCGCGTTCACTATATTTAAAACAAAACGCGTAATCGAACTGAATTTCACGCATGGCTTCCAGCGTCATTTCAAAATCAAGCCGAGTTTCTCCTGGAAATCCTGCAATCAGGTCTGTGGTTAGCGAAATATCAGGCATAGCTTGTCTCAGCTTTTTGGTCAGATCAAGATAATGTCCAAAAGTGTATTTCCGGTTCATCGCTCTAAGAACCATATCACTTCCGCTCTGCAAGGGTAAATGAATATGTTCGCAAACCTTGTCACAATCAGCCATCGCAGCCACCAAATCGTCTGAAAGATCCTTGGGATGCGAGGTCACAAACCTCAATCTATAAATGGAATCAATTTTGTTTAGTTCTCTCAGCAGCTTGGGAAAATCGTAATCATTCCAGCGGTATGAATTGACATTTTGACCAAGTAAAGTCACATCCTTCAATCCGTTATCACCACATTTTGCCACTTCGTCAATAATTTCGTCCAGCGCCACGCTTCGTTCCCTGCCACGAACGTGCGGCACAATACAATAGGAACAAAAATTGTCACAACCTCGCATGATGGTCACAAAAGCGCAGGTGTTGTCACTATGTACAGGCTTCAGCCCAGGATAAATCTGAAAATGGTCAAATTCAATCTCCGAACCCCCATCCTTGTTCAACAGCTCTGGCAATTGGAGATATTGGTCAACCCCAACCACATAATCCACACCAAACTCCTTTTCCAGCAGCCTCTTCCCCACTCTTTGCGCCATACATCCCAGCACGGCTATTTTCAGTTGTGGATTCTGCTGCTTACGGTGTTTTTCATTCGAAATACGCCCCAAAACACGTTCCTCCGCGTGTTGGCGCACAGAACAGGTGTTAAAAAGGATAAGATCGGCTTCATCAATCTCGGTAACAGCCTCCCAGCCAGCGTTCTGCAGAATCCCGCTAATCAATTCGCTGTCTGAAACATTCATCTGACAGCCGTAGGTTTCAATAAAAAACTTCATTTTTTCTTCCGTCTGGGGCGCTCTTTCCAGAGCTGATAACCCCATGAAATGCCATGTTGGCAAACAATGAAATCCCGCCTGTGAAATCTGTCCATCAGAAAACCATACAGCGTGGCGCTAAGCTTGATAAAAGAACGCGACCTGCTTTCAGCCGCGAACCGCAGCCGTTTTTCATAATCTTCTGTATCCAG is a window from the Candidatus Cloacimonadota bacterium genome containing:
- the miaB gene encoding tRNA (N6-isopentenyl adenosine(37)-C2)-methylthiotransferase MiaB produces the protein MKFFIETYGCQMNVSDSELISGILQNAGWEAVTEIDEADLILFNTCSVRQHAEERVLGRISNEKHRKQQNPQLKIAVLGCMAQRVGKRLLEKEFGVDYVVGVDQYLQLPELLNKDGGSEIEFDHFQIYPGLKPVHSDNTCAFVTIMRGCDNFCSYCIVPHVRGRERSVALDEIIDEVAKCGDNGLKDVTLLGQNVNSYRWNDYDFPKLLRELNKIDSIYRLRFVTSHPKDLSDDLVAAMADCDKVCEHIHLPLQSGSDMVLRAMNRKYTFGHYLDLTKKLRQAMPDISLTTDLIAGFPGETRLDFEMTLEAMREIQFDYAFCFKYSEREGTAACSFENKVPEAERLARLQEMIELQRKITLEKFSAQIGSEVEIYVESLSKKSSRQISGKTRDYKIAVMDGDESDIGTLKKARVKSATAGTLICK
- a CDS encoding DUF1732 domain-containing protein, with amino-acid sequence MKSMTGHGLAKTHAEEIDIEIELRSINGRYLDLRLYLPRELNFFEYPLRKRLSEALGRGTVEVRVSFNDHREPRLKLNLPKLRKFKAIVQEAGKMLEIDGNVPLEFYLDEPGIIESTNDLDEDELLKELLNKTMDEAISKLLESLHSEASGIREVIALSCDKMLQALDMVENEIQPYKEELFKEMKARTAELLNTVTHENLEQRLFQELAVYIDRYDIHEELSRLRSHISTLLEVLQKKDDNGKSLNFVLQEMQREANTLGSKFSTAKTFAHILVLKEEVEKCREIVQNVA